The following proteins come from a genomic window of Paenibacillus spongiae:
- a CDS encoding DinB family protein codes for MTHYALRMYDYHVWANQTLINRLKELPQEVYTQELQSVFPTISKAIAHIYLADRTWLDILRGHSMMVAMESARQITAQTESLPLDDIENLYTDLSRQFKSTLHRQENMEQLITLNNPYAGIRETSLAEIVLQIVNHGTYHRGNITAMLRQMSYASVMTEYALFWYEGQNV; via the coding sequence ATGACTCATTACGCTTTGCGAATGTATGATTACCATGTCTGGGCGAACCAGACGCTGATCAACCGGTTAAAGGAACTGCCTCAGGAAGTATACACGCAGGAGCTTCAAAGCGTGTTTCCCACGATCTCGAAGGCGATCGCGCACATCTACTTGGCCGACCGCACCTGGCTGGACATTCTCCGCGGCCACAGCATGATGGTTGCGATGGAATCAGCCCGCCAAATAACCGCACAGACCGAATCATTGCCCCTTGACGATATCGAAAACCTATACACCGACCTATCCAGACAGTTCAAATCCACCCTGCATCGACAAGAGAACATGGAACAATTAATCACACTAAATAATCCATATGCCGGTATACGCGAAACAAGCTTAGCCGAAATCGTCCTGCAAATTGTGAATCATGGTACCTACCATCGGGGAAATATTACGGCTATGCTGCGCCAAATGAGCTATGCATCCGTTATGACCGAATATGCGCTTTTCTGGTACGAGGGGCAAAACGTTTAG